In Marinobacter salsuginis, one DNA window encodes the following:
- the ftsL gene encoding cell division protein FtsL: MGAVAIEEPVKTAKLNKQKVRDGVATAVRISRQVFAATKQGRVLVSLGLVAVLLASSIGVVVSAHENRELFNTLSQLQSERDRYQSEWSQLLLEQSALSAHGRVEKLAAERFGMVVPGRQDIVLVPLMSPVADR, from the coding sequence AAAACGGCAAAACTGAACAAACAGAAGGTCCGGGACGGCGTTGCAACTGCAGTCCGGATTTCAAGGCAGGTGTTTGCTGCGACGAAGCAAGGCAGAGTGCTGGTCTCGCTCGGGCTGGTCGCCGTGTTGCTGGCCTCCTCCATCGGCGTGGTGGTCAGTGCTCACGAGAACCGGGAGCTCTTTAATACCCTGTCCCAGCTTCAGTCCGAGCGCGATCGCTACCAGAGCGAGTGGAGCCAGTTGCTGCTGGAGCAAAGCGCACTGAGCGCCCACGGGCGAGTGGAGAAACTGGCGGCCGAGCGTTTCGGCATGGTGGTGCCGGGGCGTCAGGACATTGTTCTGGTACCGCTGATGTCGCCGGTTGCTGACCGATAG